One window of Pseudobacteroides sp. genomic DNA carries:
- the cobD gene encoding threonine-phosphate decarboxylase CobD, producing MSEKLINQTADLHGGNIYKASKQYGISEEAFLDYSANINPLGVPEELKETILRSIELLSNYPDPECHLLRRHISEYLNINPDEIIIGNGAAEIIFLLLEELKPKKVIIPSPTFMEYERAAKKVGAEARHHEIKESAGFRLEVNELINHIDDDTDCIILCNPNNPTSSLTNPDDLIKLIEFAYRKEITVIIDETFIELTVGGNTNSMVKHLNEWSNLIIIRAFTKLFAIPGLRVGYGLGNKELIKRLWDRKIPWSVNCFASISGMLLKNETGYFDRTATWISEEIEQFYNELCKVDKFHVFKPHTNFVLMRIKGISFNSHTLKEALASKGVLIRDASNFRFLNDKFIRVAIKDRNSNDRFMEILDDVLKG from the coding sequence ATGTCAGAAAAATTGATAAATCAAACAGCTGATTTACATGGCGGTAATATATACAAGGCTTCCAAACAATATGGAATTTCAGAAGAAGCTTTTCTAGACTATAGTGCCAATATAAATCCTTTAGGAGTGCCGGAAGAGCTTAAGGAAACCATTTTAAGAAGCATAGAATTACTTTCAAATTATCCTGACCCCGAGTGCCATTTATTGAGGCGGCACATTTCAGAGTATCTTAATATAAATCCAGATGAAATTATAATTGGAAATGGTGCAGCAGAAATTATATTTCTATTGCTCGAGGAATTAAAACCCAAGAAGGTAATTATACCTTCACCCACCTTTATGGAATATGAAAGAGCCGCCAAAAAAGTGGGTGCAGAAGCTAGGCATCATGAGATAAAGGAAAGTGCAGGCTTCAGGCTTGAGGTAAACGAGCTGATAAACCATATCGATGATGATACCGACTGCATAATTTTGTGTAATCCCAATAATCCTACTTCATCACTTACAAATCCGGATGATCTTATTAAGCTGATTGAATTTGCATATCGAAAAGAAATAACGGTCATAATAGACGAAACCTTTATAGAGCTTACTGTAGGAGGAAATACAAACTCAATGGTAAAGCACCTTAATGAGTGGAGCAATCTTATTATAATAAGGGCTTTCACAAAGCTTTTCGCAATTCCGGGCTTGAGGGTTGGATATGGACTTGGAAATAAAGAGCTTATTAAAAGGCTTTGGGATAGGAAAATCCCATGGTCTGTAAACTGCTTTGCATCTATATCGGGAATGCTTCTTAAAAATGAAACAGGCTATTTTGATCGGACAGCTACGTGGATTTCTGAGGAGATTGAGCAGTTTTATAATGAATTGTGTAAAGTGGATAAGTTTCATGTGTTTAAACCTCATACTAATTTTGTATTGATGAGGATAAAAGGCATTAGCTTCAATTCTCACACATTAAAAGAAGCCCTAGCGTCAAAAGGTGTGCTTATTAGGGATGCTTCCAATTTCAGGTTCCTAAATGACAAGTTTATAAGGGTTGCAATCAAGGATAGGAACAGCAATGACAGGTTTATGGAAATACTTGATGATGTTTTAAAGGGGTAA
- the bioB gene encoding biotin synthase BioB, whose product MNSLLFSIENKLKRGYTITNEEAVNLIESEVPDDELFSLADRICKEHKGYKVDLCSIINAKSGSCSENCKYCAQSAHYNTDIQGYPLIGIEDVLEMAKENEKEGVSRFSIVTSGGSLEEKDFQKILQMLKILKKETGLKLCASLGSITYKQAILLKQAGLSMYHHNIETCREYYSVICDTHTYDDRIVTVKNAMEAGLEVCCGGIIGMGESLKQRIKMAFEIRELGIKSIPLNILNPVKGTPLENSEGLQSVEILRTISFFRLIIPYADIRYAGGRISLGKYQDQGFKSGINAMMVGNYLTTTGNKIADDLEMIRSTGLEIF is encoded by the coding sequence ATGAATTCTCTATTATTCAGCATTGAAAATAAACTAAAAAGAGGCTATACAATCACTAATGAGGAGGCAGTAAATTTAATTGAGTCAGAGGTTCCCGACGACGAGTTGTTTTCTCTGGCAGATAGGATTTGCAAGGAACACAAGGGATATAAGGTTGATTTATGCTCCATTATAAATGCTAAATCAGGAAGCTGCTCGGAGAATTGCAAATACTGTGCACAGTCAGCACATTATAATACCGATATCCAAGGCTATCCTTTGATAGGCATTGAAGATGTCCTGGAAATGGCGAAGGAAAACGAAAAAGAAGGTGTTAGTCGTTTTTCTATCGTGACAAGCGGAGGCAGCTTGGAAGAAAAGGATTTTCAAAAGATACTCCAAATGTTGAAGATATTAAAGAAAGAGACAGGGCTTAAGCTGTGTGCTTCATTAGGAAGCATAACATATAAGCAGGCAATACTGCTCAAACAGGCAGGGCTTTCAATGTACCACCACAACATCGAGACATGCAGGGAATATTACAGTGTAATATGTGACACCCATACATATGACGACAGGATAGTCACGGTAAAAAATGCTATGGAGGCAGGCTTGGAGGTTTGCTGCGGAGGTATTATCGGTATGGGTGAAAGCTTGAAGCAGCGAATAAAAATGGCCTTTGAAATAAGGGAACTGGGAATAAAGTCAATACCGTTAAACATACTAAATCCGGTTAAGGGGACTCCACTAGAAAACTCAGAAGGGCTTCAGTCTGTAGAGATACTTAGGACTATATCCTTTTTTAGACTTATAATTCCTTATGCCGACATCAGGTATGCGGGAGGTCGCATATCGTTGGGCAAATATCAGGATCAAGGCTTTAAGTCTGGCATTAATGCCATGATGGTTGGAAACTACCTAACAACTACAGGAAACAAAATCGCCGATGATTTGGAAATGATCAGGAGCACGGGGCTTGAGATATTTTAA
- the cbiB gene encoding adenosylcobinamide-phosphate synthase CbiB has protein sequence MAVWLLLDVIAAFILDIFFGDPHWMPHPVRFIGWLISKTEKVLRSRINKGSLRGEASILQNEEMLRKSKRRAGLVLALVVVGVTFLTVFIILKISMLISPILFHIVNIYFIYSSIATRCLAVEAYKVYGKLAENDTEGARKSLAMLVGRDIQGLSQKEIIRGVVETTAENTVDGVISPLFYAVLGSIFGLGAPLVYAFKAVSTLDSMVGYMNEKYIDFGRFSAKADDVANYIPARLSGLLLPISAMLCGMNGTQSFKIMLRDRRNHKSPNCAYPESAVAGALGVMLGGNNVYFGNVVEKPTIGDMGKELEAVDIRRTVRLMYCASFLTLALGILTYLIIL, from the coding sequence ATGGCGGTTTGGCTGCTTTTGGACGTAATTGCAGCTTTTATTCTTGATATATTTTTCGGTGATCCTCACTGGATGCCTCATCCTGTAAGATTTATAGGGTGGCTTATAAGTAAAACAGAGAAAGTCTTAAGAAGTCGTATAAACAAAGGTTCTCTAAGGGGAGAAGCAAGTATACTACAAAATGAAGAGATGCTCCGGAAATCAAAAAGGCGGGCAGGATTGGTTCTTGCATTAGTAGTTGTTGGCGTAACGTTTTTGACAGTCTTTATAATTCTAAAGATATCAATGCTCATTAGCCCAATCCTTTTTCATATCGTTAATATATATTTTATATACTCATCTATTGCTACAAGGTGTCTGGCTGTTGAGGCCTACAAGGTATATGGGAAGCTTGCAGAAAACGATACTGAGGGTGCAAGAAAAAGTCTTGCAATGCTTGTAGGAAGAGATATACAGGGCTTAAGCCAAAAGGAGATTATTCGGGGAGTGGTTGAAACGACTGCAGAAAATACTGTTGACGGGGTTATTTCTCCTTTGTTTTATGCTGTGCTGGGCTCAATATTCGGGCTGGGTGCACCACTTGTGTATGCTTTTAAAGCTGTAAGCACCCTTGACTCTATGGTGGGATATATGAATGAAAAATATATTGATTTCGGCAGGTTTTCAGCTAAGGCCGACGATGTAGCCAACTATATACCTGCAAGGCTCTCAGGGCTTTTGCTGCCGATTTCTGCTATGCTTTGCGGCATGAACGGAACACAAAGCTTTAAAATCATGCTCAGGGACAGAAGAAACCATAAAAGCCCCAACTGTGCGTACCCTGAATCCGCTGTTGCAGGTGCACTGGGTGTAATGCTTGGAGGAAACAATGTTTATTTTGGTAATGTTGTTGAGAAGCCTACCATTGGGGACATGGGCAAGGAGCTTGAGGCTGTTGACATAAGAAGGACGGTAAGGCTGATGTATTGTGCATCGTTTTTAACGCTGGCACTAGGTATTTTAACGTATTTAATTATCCTTTAA
- a CDS encoding cobyric acid synthase — protein MKAKCLMVQGTASSVGKSIITAGLLRIFKQDGYEAAPFKSQNMALNSYITKEGKEMGRAQVVQAEAAGKEPSVQMNPVLLKPTSDRKAQVILNGEVHKNMSAAEYHEFKPKLVQMIRDTFRKLMMENDIVVIEGAGSPAEINLRENDIVNMGMAQMADSPVILVGDIDKGGVFASLAGTMMLLTEEERARVKGVIINKFRGDLDILKPGLDMLYDIIKIPVLGVVPYTRIDIEDEDSLAERFQKQNAKETGEIDIVVVKVPHMSNFTDFNALENLEGVKVRYAEALHEVGMPDLVILPGTKNTIGDMMYLKKSGIEDIIKKLHQEGVVIFGICGGYQMLGKKIEDPHRIESELLSIEGMFLLNSMTSFGQKKVTTQVEGVISCDENLLHDLCGTRINGYEIHMGATEYEEGCVPFIEIDKSLISGTKSVGGVMNKEGNVFGTYIHGIFDNMEFTVGFINNIRKRKGLGLVGYDKSMDFNAYKEKQYDKLADILRSSLDMKKIYEIAGLV, from the coding sequence ATGAAGGCAAAATGTTTAATGGTACAGGGGACTGCATCATCAGTGGGTAAAAGCATAATAACTGCCGGACTGCTGAGAATATTCAAGCAGGATGGCTATGAAGCTGCACCATTTAAATCTCAGAATATGGCACTAAACTCATATATAACAAAGGAAGGAAAGGAAATGGGCAGGGCACAGGTAGTTCAGGCCGAGGCTGCCGGAAAAGAGCCTTCGGTACAAATGAACCCTGTACTTTTAAAGCCTACTTCAGACAGGAAGGCTCAGGTTATTTTGAATGGGGAAGTACATAAGAACATGTCTGCCGCAGAATATCATGAATTTAAACCAAAGCTTGTCCAAATGATAAGAGACACCTTTAGAAAGCTTATGATGGAAAATGATATAGTTGTTATTGAGGGTGCAGGCAGTCCGGCAGAAATTAACTTGAGAGAAAACGATATAGTTAATATGGGGATGGCCCAAATGGCAGATTCACCTGTTATACTTGTAGGGGATATAGATAAGGGCGGAGTTTTTGCGTCGCTGGCAGGAACCATGATGCTTTTGACAGAGGAAGAAAGAGCCAGGGTAAAGGGGGTTATTATAAATAAATTCAGAGGTGACCTGGATATATTGAAGCCAGGACTGGACATGCTTTATGACATAATAAAGATTCCTGTATTGGGAGTTGTACCTTATACAAGGATTGATATAGAAGATGAGGACAGCCTGGCTGAAAGGTTTCAGAAGCAAAATGCAAAAGAAACGGGTGAAATTGATATTGTAGTTGTCAAAGTTCCCCATATGTCCAACTTTACCGACTTCAATGCATTGGAAAACCTTGAGGGGGTAAAGGTAAGGTATGCTGAGGCTCTTCACGAAGTCGGTATGCCTGATCTTGTTATACTTCCAGGTACAAAAAACACTATTGGGGACATGATGTATCTTAAAAAATCAGGAATTGAAGATATAATAAAAAAGCTGCACCAGGAAGGCGTTGTCATATTTGGAATATGTGGCGGCTATCAAATGCTGGGTAAAAAAATTGAAGACCCGCACAGAATAGAGTCGGAGCTTTTAAGTATTGAAGGGATGTTTCTTCTTAATTCAATGACTTCATTTGGGCAAAAGAAGGTAACCACTCAGGTTGAGGGAGTTATCTCATGTGATGAAAATCTTCTTCATGATCTTTGCGGCACCAGGATTAACGGCTATGAAATTCATATGGGAGCCACGGAATATGAGGAAGGCTGTGTGCCTTTCATTGAGATAGATAAATCCCTGATAAGCGGTACAAAGTCTGTGGGGGGAGTAATGAATAAGGAAGGCAATGTCTTTGGTACATATATACACGGTATTTTTGACAACATGGAATTTACTGTTGGCTTTATAAACAATATTAGAAAGAGAAAGGGCTTAGGTCTTGTTGGCTACGATAAAAGCATGGATTTTAATGCATACAAAGAAAAACAGTATGATAAGCTTGCTGATATCTTAAGATCCAGCCTTGACATGAAAAAGATATATGAAATAGCAGGCTTGGTATGA